A region from the Haloarcula limicola genome encodes:
- the glmS gene encoding methylaspartate mutase subunit S, protein MPRTVILGVIGSDAHVVGITILEQALSAAGFEVENLGVQTSQAEFVEAAKAHDAEAVLVSSLYGHARQDCEGFHERLEAAGLDVWTYVGGNLAVGQDDFETTRETFREMGFDRVFDAETDPEEAIAALRQDLQLTTTEAERVRVDG, encoded by the coding sequence ATGCCCCGGACCGTCATCCTCGGCGTGATTGGCTCCGACGCACACGTCGTCGGTATCACGATTCTCGAGCAGGCGCTCTCGGCCGCTGGCTTCGAGGTCGAAAACCTCGGCGTCCAGACCTCACAGGCCGAGTTCGTCGAAGCGGCGAAAGCTCACGACGCCGAGGCTGTACTGGTCTCGTCGCTGTACGGGCACGCCCGGCAGGACTGTGAGGGGTTCCACGAGCGGCTCGAGGCGGCGGGCCTCGACGTGTGGACCTACGTCGGCGGAAACCTCGCCGTCGGACAGGACGACTTCGAGACCACGCGCGAGACCTTCCGCGAGATGGGTTTCGACCGAGTCTTCGACGCCGAAACGGACCCGGAGGAGGCCATCGCGGCGCTCCGACAGGACCTCCAGCTCACGACGACGGAGGCCGAGCGGGTCAGAGTCGACGGGTAA
- the mct gene encoding succinyl-CoA:mesaconate CoA-transferase has protein sequence MGALADLRVLDLTQVLSGPYCTMLLADMGADVVKIERPGGDMIRSNPPFVADADEEAYGGYFQSVNRGKRSLELDLRTDEDREAFLSLVERADVVVENFKAGTMEKFDCGYETLRERNPQLIYSSIRGFGDPRTGETHRQGQPSFDLIAQALGGVMEITGPEDGPPTKVGPGVGDIFTAALNAVGILAAVHHRERTGEGQYVDTAMYDAMVSLAERSVYQYSCDGDAPTRQGNSHPTLFPYDAFRAADGHVVVAAFNDRHWRALCDAMDRPDLAADYADANARRADRESLREEIANWTREHDTDTILELLDGRVPAAPVQDASEVFEDPHARAREMLADVSQPGADDEMTVAGSPIKMTETMPRPRGRAPLLDEHREELLGEADSASDRRTAESDD, from the coding sequence ATGGGTGCGCTTGCCGACCTGCGCGTGTTAGACCTCACACAGGTCCTGTCCGGACCGTACTGCACGATGCTGCTCGCGGACATGGGCGCGGACGTGGTAAAGATCGAGCGACCGGGCGGCGACATGATCCGGTCGAACCCGCCGTTCGTGGCGGACGCCGACGAGGAGGCCTACGGCGGCTACTTCCAGAGCGTCAACCGCGGCAAGCGCTCCCTCGAACTGGATCTGCGGACCGACGAGGACCGCGAGGCGTTCCTCTCGCTGGTCGAGCGGGCCGACGTGGTCGTCGAGAACTTCAAGGCCGGCACGATGGAGAAGTTCGACTGCGGCTACGAGACGCTGCGGGAGCGCAACCCGCAGCTCATCTACTCCTCCATCCGCGGCTTCGGCGACCCGCGTACGGGCGAGACCCACCGGCAGGGCCAACCCTCCTTCGACCTCATCGCGCAGGCGCTGGGCGGCGTGATGGAGATCACCGGCCCGGAGGACGGCCCGCCGACGAAAGTGGGACCCGGCGTCGGCGACATCTTCACCGCCGCGCTCAACGCCGTCGGGATCCTCGCCGCGGTCCACCACCGCGAGCGCACCGGCGAGGGCCAGTACGTCGACACCGCGATGTACGACGCGATGGTCTCGCTCGCCGAGCGGTCGGTCTATCAGTACTCCTGCGACGGCGACGCGCCGACCAGACAGGGCAACTCCCACCCGACGCTGTTCCCCTACGACGCGTTCCGTGCCGCCGACGGCCACGTCGTCGTCGCGGCGTTCAACGACCGCCACTGGCGCGCGCTCTGTGACGCGATGGACCGGCCCGACCTCGCGGCCGACTACGCCGACGCGAACGCGCGTCGCGCCGACCGCGAGTCACTGCGCGAGGAGATCGCGAACTGGACCCGCGAACACGACACCGACACCATCCTCGAACTGCTCGACGGGCGCGTCCCGGCCGCGCCGGTGCAGGACGCCAGCGAAGTGTTCGAAGACCCACACGCCCGTGCCCGCGAGATGCTCGCCGATGTCTCCCAACCGGGGGCCGACGACGAGATGACCGTCGCCGGCAGCCCGATCAAGATGACCGAGACGATGCCGCGGCCCCGCGGCCGCGCGCCGCTGCTGGACGAACACCGCGAGGAACTGCTGGGCGAGGCCGACTCCGCGAGCGACCGGCGAACCGCCGAGAGCGACGACTGA
- a CDS encoding ATP-dependent DNA helicase — protein sequence MRDTASTGGEVWREYFGFDEPYANQADAIERAVEAGKSRGFLAMEGPCGTGKTMAALTAGAHLVRDTDLYERMVVVTPVKQQLKQFVDDLRTLNAGLDDPLDGISLVGKRDLCPYGREGKFPADVGTHDRCEDLREATARLVEDDGRSSGGAVADAAIRNEVDDEDQWWDPRKGQDLAAAARPDATAQTTIGEDTLSTAGAASPYRPEQPTAPESMSESDDPPLYCPFEADWYARNKGSPVDFSAGPENVVTLENYLPAAVERGTCPHRVMSVMLERADVIVGNYNHLFDPGSRPLLSSILDEDTFVVVDEAHRLEERVRDLLSDRLGKQTIVQARNDCNLLVQRAQQSADHKKQVREVLSAREVPLEAVDHARKFYDDLQRWLDDRVESYLDAEHEGWRANPAVLPERDREIPLRDPDTVEQDELTEWAEEKGYDGQLWRSLAKVGAAVEDAIDQLGLTRQPVCAAVGVVAGQWWEWDHSTFLREIELEHSPAENRSTDADYEAVYTPGLLCYNCMPATALRDVFDELGGGVLMSATLEPLDVFTRVSGLDALAETDDGDGGDDLTRSVRSATYDLPFPPENRASYLVDCRPFTARNRGDPEDMKPIGENWNPTRDEYAQALRALARSPGNVLIAMPNYREARWAGAYLGEAVEKPVVVDEASSNEETERRKQSFFRGEGKVLVTSTRGTLTEGVDYDGAKLSTCAVVGVPLVNIGSPRIRAVQRAYGDSFGEENAFEYALTVPAVRRARQAIGRVIRGSEEVGVRAFVGRRYAPDARHSVYPFLPTGEREEFTRMTPDFLAGQLDAFWGKRD from the coding sequence ATGCGGGACACGGCCTCGACCGGCGGCGAAGTCTGGCGGGAGTACTTCGGCTTCGACGAGCCGTACGCGAACCAGGCCGACGCGATCGAGCGCGCCGTCGAGGCCGGGAAGTCGCGCGGCTTTCTGGCGATGGAGGGGCCCTGCGGGACGGGGAAGACGATGGCGGCGCTGACCGCCGGGGCCCACCTCGTCCGGGACACCGACCTCTACGAGCGGATGGTCGTCGTCACGCCGGTCAAACAGCAGCTCAAACAGTTCGTCGACGACCTGCGGACGCTCAACGCGGGGCTGGACGACCCGCTCGACGGCATCTCCCTGGTCGGCAAGCGAGACCTCTGTCCGTACGGTCGGGAGGGGAAGTTCCCCGCCGACGTGGGGACCCACGACCGCTGTGAGGACTTACGGGAGGCGACGGCGCGACTGGTCGAGGACGACGGCCGGTCGAGTGGCGGGGCGGTCGCCGACGCCGCTATCCGGAACGAGGTCGACGACGAGGACCAGTGGTGGGACCCGCGGAAGGGTCAGGACCTCGCGGCCGCGGCACGGCCCGACGCCACCGCCCAGACCACCATCGGCGAGGACACGCTGAGCACCGCGGGCGCGGCGTCGCCGTACCGGCCCGAGCAACCGACCGCGCCGGAGTCGATGAGCGAGAGCGACGACCCGCCGCTGTACTGCCCCTTCGAGGCCGACTGGTACGCGCGGAACAAGGGGTCTCCCGTGGACTTCTCGGCGGGACCGGAGAACGTCGTCACGCTGGAGAACTACCTCCCGGCGGCCGTCGAGCGGGGGACCTGCCCGCACCGGGTGATGAGCGTCATGCTGGAGCGGGCGGACGTGATCGTCGGCAACTACAATCACCTGTTCGACCCCGGCTCCCGACCGCTGCTGTCCTCGATCCTGGACGAGGACACGTTCGTCGTCGTGGACGAGGCCCACCGCCTCGAAGAGCGAGTTCGGGACCTGCTCTCGGACAGGCTCGGCAAGCAGACCATCGTGCAGGCGCGCAACGACTGCAACCTGCTGGTCCAGCGCGCCCAGCAGTCGGCCGACCACAAGAAGCAGGTCCGAGAGGTGCTGTCAGCCCGCGAGGTCCCGCTGGAGGCGGTCGACCACGCGCGGAAGTTCTACGACGACCTCCAGCGGTGGCTGGACGACCGCGTGGAGTCGTATCTCGACGCCGAACACGAAGGCTGGCGCGCGAACCCCGCCGTCCTCCCTGAGCGGGACCGCGAGATCCCGCTGCGGGACCCCGATACCGTCGAGCAAGACGAACTGACGGAGTGGGCCGAGGAGAAGGGCTACGACGGGCAGCTGTGGCGCTCGCTGGCGAAGGTCGGCGCGGCCGTCGAGGACGCCATCGACCAACTGGGGTTGACCCGTCAGCCGGTCTGTGCCGCCGTCGGCGTCGTCGCGGGCCAGTGGTGGGAGTGGGACCACTCGACGTTCCTGCGCGAGATCGAACTCGAACACTCGCCCGCCGAGAACCGGAGCACGGACGCCGACTACGAGGCCGTCTACACGCCGGGACTGCTCTGTTACAACTGCATGCCGGCGACGGCGCTTCGGGACGTCTTCGACGAGTTGGGCGGGGGCGTGCTGATGAGCGCGACGCTCGAACCCCTCGACGTGTTCACGCGCGTCTCGGGCCTCGACGCGCTGGCGGAGACGGACGACGGCGACGGCGGTGACGACCTGACTCGGTCGGTCCGTTCGGCGACCTACGACCTGCCGTTCCCGCCGGAGAACCGCGCGTCGTATCTCGTGGACTGCCGGCCCTTCACGGCCCGTAACCGCGGCGACCCCGAGGACATGAAGCCCATCGGCGAGAACTGGAACCCCACGCGCGACGAGTACGCCCAAGCGCTCCGAGCGCTCGCTCGCTCGCCGGGCAACGTGCTGATCGCGATGCCGAACTACCGCGAAGCGCGCTGGGCCGGTGCCTACCTCGGAGAAGCCGTCGAGAAACCCGTCGTCGTCGACGAGGCCTCCAGCAACGAGGAGACCGAGCGGCGCAAGCAGTCGTTCTTCCGCGGCGAGGGGAAGGTCCTCGTCACCTCGACGCGGGGAACGCTGACTGAGGGCGTCGACTACGACGGCGCGAAACTCTCGACCTGCGCCGTCGTCGGCGTCCCCCTCGTCAACATCGGCTCGCCGCGGATCAGAGCGGTCCAGCGGGCCTACGGGGATTCGTTCGGCGAGGAGAACGCCTTCGAGTACGCGCTGACGGTGCCCGCGGTCAGGCGCGCTCGGCAGGCTATCGGCCGCGTCATCCGCGGCAGCGAGGAGGTCGGCGTGCGCGCGTTCGTCGGCCGACGGTACGCGCCCGACGCGCGCCACTCGGTCTACCCGTTCCTCCCGACCGGAGAACGCGAGGAGTTCACCCGGATGACCCCCGATTTCCTCGCGGGGCAACTGGACGCGTTCTGGGGAAAACGCGACTGA
- a CDS encoding DUF7563 family protein, which produces MPECQNCGEFVTEQYVRVFTPESYEAAGPRVCPNCEDKLRDGADVREARSSRQ; this is translated from the coding sequence ATGCCCGAGTGTCAGAACTGCGGTGAGTTCGTAACTGAGCAGTACGTGCGGGTCTTTACACCGGAATCTTACGAGGCAGCCGGGCCTCGGGTTTGCCCGAACTGCGAGGACAAGTTACGTGACGGAGCCGACGTGCGCGAAGCGCGCTCCTCTCGACAGTAA